One segment of Streptosporangium brasiliense DNA contains the following:
- a CDS encoding hemerythrin domain-containing protein: MNADQDTDVITVLTHDHREVEQMFGELERLGESDVGRRGELTEKVIIELVRHSVAEEAYLYPAVRDLVPGGAELADRELAEHAEAERTMKELETTDVADSRHAVLLERLMREIRAHVQEEEGELFPMLREYARPSQLAELGHKVEAVKKIAPTRPHPAAPDTPPANKLLAPLTGLVDRVRDAITGRGKD; the protein is encoded by the coding sequence ATGAACGCGGATCAGGACACGGATGTCATCACCGTGCTGACGCACGACCACCGCGAGGTGGAACAGATGTTCGGCGAGCTGGAGCGGCTCGGTGAGAGCGACGTCGGACGGCGCGGGGAGCTGACGGAGAAGGTCATCATCGAGCTGGTGCGCCACTCGGTCGCCGAGGAGGCCTACCTGTACCCGGCCGTGCGGGATCTGGTGCCCGGCGGCGCCGAGCTCGCGGACCGCGAGCTGGCCGAGCACGCCGAGGCCGAGCGGACCATGAAGGAGCTGGAGACGACCGATGTCGCCGACTCCCGTCACGCCGTCCTGCTGGAGCGGCTGATGAGAGAGATCCGCGCGCACGTGCAGGAGGAGGAGGGCGAGCTCTTCCCCATGCTGCGCGAGTACGCCCGCCCCTCACAGCTGGCCGAGCTGGGCCACAAGGTCGAGGCGGTGAAGAAGATCGCGCCCACCCGGCCGCACCCGGCCGCGCCGGACACCCCTCCGGCCAACAAGCTGCTGGCACCGCTCACCGGCCTGGTCGACCGGGTCCGGGACGCGATCACCGGACGGGGCAAGGACTGA
- a CDS encoding FAD-binding oxidoreductase — protein MTIGNELRNAVRGRVLVAGDEGFEQAGRPWNLAVEQPVRAVVEAEDADDVAAVVGYARLAGLAVAAQPSGHGASGSADGVILLRTGRLGDLEVRPAERVARVGAGVQWGQVLAAAGPHGLTGLAGSSPVVSVTGYTLGGGLSWFGRRHGFAADSVRAFEVVDAEGRRARVSAGSDPELFWALRGGGGDFALVTAVEFELYPAPRLYGGRVMWPAERAAEVLEAFREITADAPEELSVWFDLLSFPPLPFLPDLLRGKALVAVDATFLGEGGEGQDLLRRLDKIGGAVMDSRGVLPVAELGGICAEPTDPSPGMGHTELLTGLDDAVAQVLLSRPIDPLLSVQIRHLGGALARSAEGGGACGHLTEPYLLHTLGIPATAEVTAALGARQSEIDAALAPHVSGRRPHTFLSPGDSAATAFPGDVLARLREIKRARDPHGVFRSNYSVLG, from the coding sequence ATGACGATTGGGAACGAGCTGAGGAACGCGGTCCGGGGCCGGGTCCTGGTGGCGGGCGACGAGGGGTTCGAGCAGGCCGGGCGGCCGTGGAACCTGGCGGTGGAGCAGCCGGTCCGGGCCGTGGTGGAGGCCGAGGACGCCGATGACGTGGCCGCGGTGGTCGGCTACGCCCGGCTGGCGGGGCTGGCGGTGGCGGCCCAGCCCAGCGGGCACGGCGCCAGTGGTTCGGCCGACGGGGTGATCCTGCTGCGCACCGGGCGGCTCGGTGACCTGGAGGTGCGGCCGGCGGAGCGGGTGGCCCGGGTGGGCGCGGGGGTGCAATGGGGGCAGGTGCTGGCCGCGGCGGGCCCGCACGGCCTGACCGGGCTGGCGGGCAGCTCGCCGGTGGTCAGCGTGACCGGCTACACCCTGGGTGGCGGGCTGAGCTGGTTCGGCCGCCGTCACGGGTTCGCCGCCGACAGTGTGCGGGCCTTCGAGGTGGTGGACGCCGAGGGGCGCCGGGCGCGGGTGAGCGCCGGGTCCGATCCGGAGCTGTTCTGGGCGCTGCGTGGCGGTGGTGGGGACTTCGCGTTGGTGACGGCGGTGGAGTTCGAGCTGTATCCGGCGCCGCGGTTGTACGGCGGGCGGGTCATGTGGCCGGCCGAGCGGGCGGCGGAGGTGCTGGAGGCCTTCCGGGAGATCACCGCGGACGCGCCCGAGGAGCTCAGCGTCTGGTTCGATCTGTTGAGTTTCCCGCCGCTGCCCTTCCTGCCTGATCTGCTGCGGGGGAAGGCGCTGGTGGCGGTGGACGCGACCTTTTTGGGGGAGGGCGGGGAGGGGCAGGACCTGCTGCGCCGCCTGGACAAGATCGGCGGGGCCGTCATGGACAGCCGGGGCGTCCTGCCGGTGGCCGAGCTGGGCGGCATCTGCGCCGAGCCGACCGACCCGAGCCCCGGCATGGGCCACACCGAGCTGCTGACCGGCCTCGACGACGCGGTGGCCCAGGTGCTGCTGTCGCGGCCGATCGACCCGCTGCTCAGTGTGCAGATCCGGCACCTGGGCGGCGCGCTGGCCCGCTCGGCGGAGGGCGGCGGCGCCTGCGGGCACCTGACCGAGCCGTACTTGCTGCACACGCTGGGCATCCCGGCCACCGCCGAGGTCACGGCCGCCCTCGGTGCCCGGCAGAGCGAGATCGACGCCGCGCTCGCCCCGCACGTCAGCGGGCGCAGGCCGCACACCTTCCTCTCCCCCGGCGACAGTGCCGCCACCGCCTTCCCCGGCGACGTCCTGGCCCGGCTCCGGGAGATCAAGCGCGCCCGCGACCCCCACGGCGTCTTCCGCAGCAACTACTCGGTCCTCGGCTAG
- a CDS encoding TIGR03557 family F420-dependent LLM class oxidoreductase, producing MAEIGYTMMCEQTPARQLVDDVATAERIGFDYAAISDHYFPWLEEMGHSPYAWSVLGAAAHATERLPLMTYVTCPIMRYHPAVVAQKAATMGALTQGRFTLGLGAGENLNEHVIGHGWPPVNTRHEMFREAIEIIKELFEGGYTTYRGEFFDVDSAKLFDLPERPVPLAIAASGDRSTEIAAEYGDGLVATDPDGGLVERFAAAGGQGRPVYGQLPISYDPDPKAALERAHRLWRWAAAGWKVMAELPAPVNFAAYAETVRPEDVAETVPCGSDVEAVVEAVRRYTDAGFTHVALVQIGHEHQQEFFDWSEKELLPALRRLP from the coding sequence ATGGCAGAGATCGGTTACACGATGATGTGTGAGCAGACGCCGGCCCGGCAGTTGGTGGACGACGTCGCCACGGCGGAGCGGATCGGCTTCGACTACGCGGCCATCTCCGACCACTACTTCCCGTGGCTGGAGGAGATGGGGCATTCGCCGTACGCCTGGTCGGTGCTGGGCGCGGCTGCGCACGCGACCGAGCGCCTGCCGTTGATGACCTACGTGACCTGCCCGATCATGCGCTACCACCCCGCGGTGGTGGCCCAGAAGGCCGCCACGATGGGCGCCCTGACCCAGGGCCGGTTCACCCTGGGGCTGGGCGCCGGGGAGAACCTCAACGAGCACGTGATCGGCCACGGCTGGCCGCCGGTCAACACCCGGCACGAGATGTTCCGCGAGGCGATCGAGATCATCAAGGAGCTGTTCGAGGGCGGCTACACGACCTATCGGGGCGAGTTCTTCGACGTCGACTCGGCCAAGCTGTTCGATCTGCCGGAGCGCCCGGTCCCCCTGGCGATCGCCGCCTCCGGCGACAGGTCGACGGAGATCGCCGCCGAGTACGGGGACGGGCTGGTGGCGACCGATCCGGACGGCGGACTCGTCGAGCGGTTCGCCGCCGCCGGCGGCCAGGGCAGGCCGGTCTACGGCCAGCTGCCCATCTCCTACGACCCCGATCCCAAGGCGGCCCTGGAACGGGCGCACCGGCTGTGGCGCTGGGCCGCGGCGGGCTGGAAGGTCATGGCCGAGCTGCCCGCCCCGGTCAACTTCGCCGCCTACGCCGAGACCGTGCGCCCGGAGGACGTCGCGGAGACGGTGCCGTGCGGCTCCGATGTGGAGGCGGTCGTGGAGGCGGTGCGCAGATACACCGACGCCGGATTCACCCACGTCGCCCTGGTCCAGATCGGCCACGAGCACCAGCAGGAGTTCTTCGACTGGTCGGAGAAGGAACTCCTGCCCGCCCTCCGGCGCCTGCCGTGA
- a CDS encoding alpha/beta fold hydrolase: MSQGRMVNVGDVELWTEEFGDPAHPPLLLVMGSMSQGVVWPEELVGRLAAGGRRVIRYDHRDTGRSTTVDFDAHPYTWADVKADVLGVLDAYGIDAAHIVGHSAGGLLGQWIAAEQPERVLTLTVIGSSPLGGREGQVLMRALMGQEQPPGSLPPPAPEFVEFFAKAAVNPPPADRRAQIDFQIELARVLHGTALPFDEDEQRRIEERLHDRAADPAAVANHQRAGARDSEFEPVGILDRVLAPTLVIEGTHEPVKPGHGALIAAAIPGAEFLMIEGMGHTLPPQVHRQLAEAVLAHTAG, encoded by the coding sequence ATGTCTCAGGGACGCATGGTGAACGTCGGCGACGTCGAGCTGTGGACCGAGGAGTTCGGTGATCCGGCGCACCCGCCGCTGCTGCTGGTGATGGGCTCGATGTCGCAGGGCGTGGTGTGGCCGGAGGAGCTCGTCGGGCGGCTGGCGGCCGGCGGCCGGCGGGTCATCCGCTACGACCACCGCGACACCGGCCGCTCGACCACCGTCGACTTCGACGCCCACCCCTACACCTGGGCCGACGTCAAGGCGGACGTCCTCGGCGTCCTGGACGCCTACGGGATCGACGCGGCCCACATCGTCGGCCACTCGGCGGGCGGCCTGCTCGGCCAGTGGATCGCCGCCGAGCAGCCGGAGCGGGTGCTGACCCTGACCGTCATCGGGTCGTCGCCGCTGGGCGGCCGGGAGGGACAGGTCCTGATGCGCGCGCTGATGGGCCAGGAGCAGCCGCCCGGCAGCCTGCCCCCGCCCGCTCCGGAGTTCGTCGAGTTCTTCGCCAAGGCGGCGGTCAACCCGCCGCCGGCCGACCGGCGCGCGCAGATCGACTTCCAGATCGAGCTGGCCCGGGTCCTGCACGGCACGGCTCTCCCGTTCGACGAGGACGAGCAGCGGCGCATTGAGGAGCGGCTCCACGACCGCGCGGCCGACCCCGCGGCCGTGGCCAACCACCAGCGCGCCGGGGCCAGGGACTCCGAATTCGAACCCGTCGGGATCCTGGACCGGGTGCTCGCGCCCACGCTCGTCATCGAGGGCACGCACGAGCCGGTCAAGCCCGGCCACGGGGCGCTCATCGCCGCGGCGATCCCGGGGGCCGAGTTCCTGATGATCGAGGGCATGGGCCACACCCTGCCGCCCCAGGTGCACCGGCAGCTCGCCGAGGCCGTCCTGGCCCACACCGCCGGGTAG
- a CDS encoding sporulation protein, with protein MVFKRLLGAFGVGGPSVDTVLAVSRVSPGGSLSGEVRIKGGDFEAEIEHVTLGLVARIETEHSEGEHSGLGEFFRAEVSGPFKLGVGEERAIPFQVPVPWETPLTEVQGRPLSGMAMGVRTELAIAKAVDKGDLDPFSVAALPSQEAVLAGFSGLGFHFRSADLESGRLYGVQQSLPFYQEIEFYPPPQYAGLVNEVELTFVADAGRLEVILEADKRGGHGSGHDSFGRFQVSHEQALQMDWGAEITTWLNGLAGHRGAPYGGYHDDHHDHHGHHGHHGGPGMGAVVAAGAAGMVGGFVAAEAIDEIGDFFEGDEEEE; from the coding sequence GTGGTCTTCAAACGGCTGCTGGGAGCCTTCGGCGTCGGAGGTCCCTCGGTGGACACCGTCCTGGCCGTGTCCCGCGTCTCGCCCGGCGGGTCCCTGAGCGGAGAGGTCCGGATCAAGGGAGGGGATTTCGAGGCGGAGATCGAGCACGTCACCCTCGGGCTGGTCGCGAGGATCGAGACCGAGCACAGCGAGGGTGAGCACAGCGGTCTCGGGGAGTTCTTCCGCGCCGAGGTCTCCGGCCCCTTCAAGCTGGGCGTCGGCGAGGAGCGCGCCATCCCGTTCCAGGTGCCGGTGCCCTGGGAGACGCCGCTCACCGAAGTCCAGGGCCGGCCGCTGAGCGGCATGGCCATGGGCGTGCGCACCGAGCTGGCGATCGCCAAGGCGGTCGACAAGGGCGACCTCGACCCCTTCTCCGTGGCGGCTCTGCCCTCCCAGGAGGCCGTGCTGGCGGGCTTCTCCGGGCTGGGCTTCCACTTCAGGAGCGCCGACCTGGAATCCGGCCGGCTGTACGGCGTGCAGCAGTCGCTGCCGTTCTACCAGGAGATCGAGTTCTACCCGCCGCCCCAGTACGCGGGGCTGGTCAACGAGGTCGAGCTGACCTTCGTGGCCGACGCCGGCCGGCTTGAGGTCATCCTGGAGGCGGACAAGCGCGGCGGGCACGGCTCCGGCCACGACTCCTTCGGGCGCTTCCAGGTGAGCCACGAGCAGGCCCTCCAGATGGACTGGGGCGCCGAGATCACCACGTGGCTGAACGGCCTGGCCGGACACCGCGGCGCCCCCTACGGGGGCTACCACGACGACCACCACGACCACCACGGCCACCACGGCCACCACGGCGGGCCCGGCATGGGCGCGGTCGTGGCGGCCGGAGCGGCGGGCATGGTGGGCGGGTTCGTGGCCGCCGAGGCGATCGACGAGATCGGCGACTTCTTCGAGGGCGACGAGGAAGAGGAGTGA
- a CDS encoding helix-turn-helix transcriptional regulator has product MHDTTADQVRQPEDRLALHGRVTERAAIGELLAAARAGAGQALVLRGEAGVGKSALLDLAAATGAPMRVLRATGTEPETGLAFGGLHQLLRSETELLDLLPGPQREAVRGALGLASTRTDDRFLISAGVLSLLTEAAAAGGLLCLIDDFQWIDQASADALLFAARRLRTEGVGMLIAVRGDATASLRGVPDLHVTGLDPRSAADLLASRSAAPPARRVSEQLVALTGGNPLALGEVAELLTLEQLAGRAALPDPLPVGAGLGQIFGDQVERLSAAGRLMALVIAVEGRGDLGLILGAADRLGVDPAELHPVEAAGLVGVEGTTVRFRHPLIRSAVYTRSSSVQRRLVHTALAALLEGDADRRARHRAAASVGQDEDVAAELAASAERARSRGGYADAAVALARSAELTPEPAVRARRLTDAATAAWLGGRPGQSETYRAQARELAHDPLLIAELVQLRGRSELHSGDAAEAWRIFLEGAGHARAVDPGKALEMLADASEAASYVGDTAAIVDIGRQAESLPEGGDAFLRAVLVGIGAMLAGDTGRGGAALRQALLRAGELSAASELLWASAAASYLGEADVSAELVGRAGRVARVSGLTGQLPVVLEFVSTAERINGRFAVSAALAEEGLALAREAGYTNSAAAHLANLAAVAAVRGQEAVCREHAQEALAIAIPHRIGLRAGTASYALGLLDLGMGRFAAAHSRFSALAAAGPGAGQATVVWRSTPDRVEAAVACGDHDAARAMVSHLEQWSVNAETPASRALLARCRALLEDGGEALSLYEEALRLHDEGGPAPFEQARTSLLYGERLRRVHRSGDARQPLRSALETFQRLGAEPWAERAHSELRAAGETVSRPGPAALSALTPQELRIARLVAEGASNRDVAAKLFLSPRTVEYHLYKVYPKLGVTTRTELARLVGADPDSGGAPPTGAR; this is encoded by the coding sequence GTGCACGACACGACCGCCGACCAGGTCCGGCAGCCGGAGGACCGCCTCGCGCTGCACGGGCGAGTGACCGAGCGCGCCGCGATCGGCGAGCTCCTGGCCGCCGCGCGGGCGGGCGCCGGCCAAGCGCTCGTACTGCGTGGCGAGGCGGGTGTCGGCAAGTCGGCGCTGCTGGATCTCGCCGCCGCCACCGGCGCCCCGATGCGGGTGCTGCGGGCGACGGGCACGGAGCCGGAGACGGGGCTGGCCTTCGGCGGGCTGCACCAGCTGCTGCGCTCGGAGACGGAGCTGCTGGACCTGCTGCCCGGCCCGCAGCGCGAGGCCGTCCGCGGGGCACTCGGCCTGGCCTCCACCCGCACCGACGACCGTTTCCTCATCTCGGCGGGCGTGCTGTCCCTGCTCACCGAGGCGGCGGCGGCCGGCGGGCTGCTCTGCCTGATCGACGACTTCCAGTGGATCGACCAGGCCTCGGCCGACGCCCTGCTGTTCGCGGCCCGGCGCCTGCGGACCGAGGGCGTGGGGATGCTGATCGCCGTACGTGGGGACGCCACGGCGAGCCTGCGCGGCGTCCCGGACCTCCACGTCACGGGCCTCGACCCGCGGAGCGCGGCCGACCTGCTCGCCTCCCGGTCGGCGGCGCCGCCGGCCCGGCGGGTGAGCGAGCAGCTCGTCGCGCTGACCGGCGGTAATCCCCTGGCGCTGGGCGAGGTGGCCGAGCTCCTCACCCTTGAGCAGCTCGCCGGCAGGGCCGCCCTGCCGGATCCGCTCCCCGTGGGAGCGGGCCTCGGGCAGATCTTCGGCGACCAGGTGGAGCGGCTCTCGGCCGCCGGCCGGCTGATGGCGCTCGTCATCGCGGTGGAGGGACGCGGTGACCTGGGGCTGATCCTCGGCGCGGCGGACCGGCTGGGCGTGGACCCGGCGGAGCTGCATCCGGTCGAGGCGGCCGGACTCGTCGGCGTGGAGGGGACGACGGTCCGCTTCCGGCACCCCCTGATCCGTTCGGCGGTGTACACGCGGTCGAGTTCGGTGCAGCGGCGCCTGGTCCACACCGCGCTCGCCGCCCTGCTGGAGGGGGACGCCGACCGGCGGGCCCGGCACCGGGCCGCCGCCTCGGTGGGCCAGGACGAGGACGTCGCCGCCGAGCTGGCGGCATCGGCCGAGCGGGCGCGGTCACGGGGCGGATACGCCGACGCCGCCGTCGCCCTGGCCCGGTCGGCCGAGCTCACCCCCGAACCCGCCGTCCGGGCGCGGCGGCTCACCGACGCGGCCACCGCCGCGTGGCTGGGCGGTCGCCCCGGCCAGTCGGAGACCTACCGGGCCCAGGCGCGGGAGCTGGCCCACGACCCCCTCCTGATCGCCGAGCTCGTCCAGCTGCGGGGACGTTCCGAGCTGCACAGCGGAGACGCGGCCGAGGCTTGGCGGATCTTCCTCGAAGGCGCCGGCCATGCCCGCGCGGTGGATCCGGGCAAGGCACTGGAGATGCTGGCCGACGCCTCCGAGGCCGCCTCCTACGTCGGGGACACGGCCGCGATCGTCGACATCGGCCGGCAGGCGGAGTCGCTGCCCGAAGGCGGCGACGCCTTCCTGCGGGCGGTCCTGGTCGGGATCGGCGCGATGCTCGCCGGTGACACGGGGCGGGGCGGGGCCGCGCTGCGGCAGGCGCTGCTGCGGGCCGGTGAGCTGTCGGCCGCCTCCGAGCTGCTGTGGGCCTCCGCGGCGGCGAGCTACCTGGGAGAGGCCGACGTGTCGGCCGAGCTCGTCGGCAGGGCCGGCCGGGTCGCCAGGGTCTCGGGGCTGACCGGCCAGCTGCCCGTGGTGCTCGAGTTCGTCTCGACGGCCGAGCGGATCAACGGCCGGTTCGCCGTCAGCGCCGCGCTCGCCGAGGAGGGGCTGGCGCTCGCCCGCGAGGCGGGCTACACCAACTCCGCCGCCGCGCACCTGGCGAACCTCGCGGCGGTCGCGGCCGTGCGCGGCCAGGAGGCCGTCTGCCGCGAACACGCCCAGGAGGCGCTGGCCATCGCCATCCCTCACCGGATCGGCCTGCGGGCGGGCACCGCGTCGTACGCGCTGGGCCTGCTCGACCTGGGCATGGGGCGCTTCGCCGCGGCCCACTCGCGTTTCTCCGCGCTGGCCGCCGCGGGCCCCGGCGCCGGGCAGGCCACGGTCGTCTGGAGGTCGACCCCGGACCGGGTCGAGGCGGCGGTCGCGTGCGGTGACCACGACGCGGCCCGTGCCATGGTGTCCCACCTGGAGCAGTGGTCGGTGAACGCCGAGACCCCGGCGTCGCGGGCCCTGCTGGCCCGGTGCCGGGCACTGCTCGAAGACGGCGGGGAGGCCCTCTCGCTGTATGAGGAGGCCCTGCGCCTGCACGACGAGGGCGGCCCGGCCCCCTTCGAGCAGGCCCGGACGTCGCTGCTGTACGGCGAGCGGCTCCGCCGGGTCCACCGCAGCGGCGACGCGCGGCAGCCGCTGCGGTCGGCGCTGGAGACCTTCCAGCGCCTGGGCGCCGAGCCGTGGGCGGAGCGGGCCCACAGCGAGCTGCGGGCCGCGGGGGAGACCGTCTCCCGGCCCGGACCGGCCGCCCTGAGCGCGCTCACCCCCCAGGAGCTGCGGATCGCCCGGCTCGTCGCCGAGGGCGCCTCCAACCGGGACGTGGCGGCCAAGCTGTTCCTCAGCCCGCGCACCGTCGAATACCACCTCTACAAGGTCTATCCGAAGCTCGGCGTCACCACCCGCACCGAGCTGGCCCGGCTGGTCGGCGCCGACCCGGACTCCGGGGGCGCCCCGCCCACCGGCGCGCGATGA
- a CDS encoding nucleoside hydrolase: protein MSQVRRVVVDTDTGIDDALALLYLAGRPDAEITAVTSVFGNCAEEDAARNIGYVTRLLGLEVPIARGADRALSGRAPAAAGAHGADGLGDRGYDRPLPQVTGESGAELLVRLAREHPGELDLLALGPLTNLALALRRAPDLLTGYRSVVMMGGSGPRTGPGRALTADTNIVNDPAAARTVLSAPRNELVAVGVNVTGVTVLDEAALGPLRAAGTARARFACEILDAYLDSYRGRWGRRAVPLHDPLAAGILLDPGLATASATGPVRVVGDGPLARAHLMRVRAGQGPRSPRRSVPDTRVIMEVDSARSVAGFIEVLTR from the coding sequence ATGAGCCAGGTCCGCCGCGTCGTCGTCGACACCGACACCGGCATAGACGACGCGCTCGCCCTGCTCTACCTCGCGGGCCGCCCGGACGCCGAGATCACCGCCGTCACCTCGGTGTTCGGCAACTGCGCCGAGGAGGACGCCGCGCGCAACATCGGCTACGTCACCCGGCTGCTCGGCCTGGAGGTGCCGATCGCCCGCGGCGCGGACCGGGCGCTGTCCGGGCGCGCGCCCGCCGCCGCGGGCGCGCACGGCGCCGACGGTCTCGGGGACCGGGGCTACGACCGCCCGCTGCCGCAGGTCACCGGGGAGTCGGGCGCCGAGCTGCTGGTACGGCTCGCCCGCGAGCATCCCGGCGAGCTCGACCTGCTGGCGCTCGGCCCGCTGACCAACCTGGCCCTGGCCCTGCGCAGGGCTCCCGACCTGCTCACCGGCTACCGCTCGGTGGTGATGATGGGGGGCTCGGGTCCCCGCACCGGGCCGGGCCGGGCGCTGACGGCCGACACCAACATCGTCAACGACCCGGCGGCCGCGCGGACGGTCCTGTCCGCTCCCCGCAACGAGCTGGTGGCGGTCGGCGTCAACGTCACCGGCGTGACGGTCCTGGACGAGGCGGCCCTGGGCCCGCTGCGCGCCGCCGGCACCGCCCGCGCCCGCTTCGCCTGCGAGATCCTGGACGCCTACCTCGACTCCTACCGGGGAAGGTGGGGGCGCCGGGCCGTCCCGCTGCACGACCCGCTGGCGGCCGGCATCCTGCTGGACCCGGGCCTCGCGACCGCGTCCGCGACCGGCCCGGTCCGCGTGGTGGGCGACGGACCGCTGGCGCGCGCGCACCTGATGCGCGTCCGGGCCGGACAGGGGCCGCGCTCGCCCCGCCGGAGCGTTCCGGACACCAGAGTGATCATGGAGGTCGACTCGGCCCGCTCCGTCGCCGGCTTCATCGAGGTGCTGACCCGATGA